Proteins encoded by one window of Polaribacter haliotis:
- a CDS encoding alpha-ketoacid dehydrogenase subunit alpha/beta: MSDKIIYNINSIDKSKLLELYKNMLKPRLIEEKMLILLRQGKISKWFSGIGQEAISVGVTSALYGDEYILPMHRNLGVFTTREIPLHRLFAQWQGKKSGFTKGRDRSFHFGTQEYNIVGMISHLGPQLGIADGIALANKLKNNNKLCAVFTGEGGTSEGDFHEALNVASVWSLPVLFCVENNGYGLSTPTSEQFNCENIADKGIGYGMESYIIDGNNILEVFSKVTEIAKSVREKPRPILLEFKTFRMRGHEEASGTKYVPQNLLDLWRAKDPLENFQLFLKEENILTEEIESSYKQEIIKEINDGLDTAYAEEDIVSNAEIELNDVYKNYDYKAISPSIEKKNIRLIDAVSEGLYQSMEKYENLVIMGQDVAEYGGVFKITDGFVEKFGKERVRNTPICESAIVSAAYGLSVNGMKAVVEMQFADFVSSGFNPIVNLLAKSHYRWNEKADVVVRMPCGAGVGAGPFHSQTNEAWFTKTPGLKVVYPAFPLDAKGLLIEAINDPNPVLFFEHKALYRSVYQEVSENYFTTEIGKAALLKEGKQITIISYGAGIHWVLDHLENKNVSADVIDLRTLQPLDVETIYKSVKKTGKALIVQEDSLFGGIASDISALINENCFEFLDAPVKRVASLETPIPFQPGLEKEYLGKNRLEKAIDKLLNY, encoded by the coding sequence TGTGGGAGTTACTTCTGCTTTGTATGGGGATGAGTATATTTTACCAATGCACAGAAATTTAGGAGTTTTTACTACAAGAGAAATTCCTTTACATCGTTTATTTGCACAATGGCAAGGAAAAAAAAGTGGTTTTACCAAAGGCAGAGATCGTAGTTTTCATTTTGGAACACAAGAATACAATATCGTTGGAATGATTTCGCATTTAGGGCCTCAATTGGGTATCGCAGACGGAATTGCACTTGCGAACAAACTAAAAAATAATAACAAACTTTGCGCAGTTTTTACAGGTGAAGGTGGTACAAGTGAAGGTGATTTTCATGAAGCTTTAAATGTTGCTTCAGTATGGAGCTTGCCAGTTTTATTTTGTGTAGAAAACAATGGTTATGGTTTATCTACACCAACTTCCGAGCAATTTAATTGCGAGAATATTGCAGATAAAGGAATTGGATATGGAATGGAAAGTTATATAATTGATGGCAATAATATTCTGGAAGTATTTTCGAAAGTAACCGAAATTGCAAAAAGTGTTCGCGAGAAACCACGTCCTATTTTATTGGAATTTAAAACATTTCGAATGCGAGGTCATGAGGAAGCAAGTGGAACAAAATACGTTCCTCAAAATTTGCTAGACTTGTGGAGAGCAAAAGATCCTTTAGAAAATTTCCAATTATTTTTGAAAGAAGAAAATATTCTAACAGAAGAAATCGAAAGTTCTTATAAACAAGAAATTATTAAGGAAATTAACGATGGTTTAGATACTGCATATGCAGAAGAAGATATTGTTTCTAATGCAGAAATTGAACTTAATGATGTTTATAAAAACTACGATTATAAAGCAATTTCTCCATCAATAGAAAAGAAAAACATTCGTTTAATAGATGCTGTTTCTGAAGGTTTGTATCAATCTATGGAAAAATACGAAAATTTGGTAATTATGGGACAAGATGTTGCAGAATATGGAGGTGTTTTTAAAATTACAGATGGTTTTGTAGAAAAATTTGGAAAAGAGCGTGTTAGAAATACACCAATATGCGAATCTGCCATTGTTTCTGCAGCTTATGGTTTGTCTGTAAATGGAATGAAAGCTGTTGTAGAAATGCAGTTTGCAGACTTTGTTTCTTCAGGTTTTAACCCGATTGTAAATTTATTAGCAAAATCTCATTATAGATGGAACGAAAAAGCAGATGTTGTTGTTAGAATGCCTTGTGGAGCAGGTGTAGGAGCTGGGCCATTTCATAGTCAAACAAACGAGGCTTGGTTTACAAAAACACCGGGTTTAAAAGTTGTTTATCCTGCATTTCCTCTAGATGCAAAAGGCTTATTAATTGAAGCGATAAACGATCCAAATCCTGTTTTATTTTTCGAACACAAAGCTTTGTATAGATCTGTTTATCAAGAAGTTTCTGAAAATTATTTTACAACAGAAATAGGTAAAGCAGCACTTTTAAAAGAAGGAAAGCAAATTACAATTATTAGTTATGGAGCTGGAATTCATTGGGTTTTAGATCATTTAGAAAATAAAAATGTTTCTGCAGACGTAATCGATTTAAGAACATTACAACCTTTAGATGTAGAAACGATTTACAAATCTGTAAAAAAAACAGGAAAAGCTCTAATTGTACAAGAAGACTCACTTTTTGGAGGAATTGCAAGCGATATTTCTGCATTAATCAACGAAAATTGTTTTGAGTTTTTAGACGCGCCTGTTAAAAGAGTCGCAAGTTTAGAAACACCAATACCATTTCAACCAGGTTTAGAAAAAGAATATTTAGGCAAAAATCGATTAGAAAAGGCAATTGATAAACTTTTAAATTATTAA